From Caretta caretta isolate rCarCar2 chromosome 14, rCarCar1.hap1, whole genome shotgun sequence, the proteins below share one genomic window:
- the UTP18 gene encoding U3 small nucleolar RNA-associated protein 18 homolog, which yields MEREPAGAAAASRSPARERGWVRAAKKRRRLLPRTGDAGVGGEEARRARHLGVLAGRPAVERCLEELVFGDSQGAEEEELLQRLRGPGKQLDVVTGNLLREDSSDSEVENEAKDNFPPSKKPAWVDDEDEAEEIVDMTHRYRKDMMKSDAEKKLTKKNLQKRLQEQFQRTMGGVPFWAQKDQKKARKSENDEDSDEDDELLCKTGNFVSASETLPRGILQMKNCLDANNERPSDAKLRTVQFHPSAQVVMTAGLDRSISLFQVDGKTNPKIQSIHLESFPVYKAHFSADGEQVIATGTHSKLFYVYDMMSGNIIPVQQIRGMQEKFIRRFEVSPDGSFLLLTGTSGYLHLLAMKTKELIGSMKINGKAVASAFSPDSSKIYTNSNEGEVFIWDVKSRRCLNRFTDEGCLHGTCLAVSKNGQYVACGSCSGVVNVYTHDVCLRETNPKPVKAIMNLVTAATSLTFNPTTEILAVASSAADDAVKLVHIPSLTVFSNFPVFRRKLIYLAQSMDFSPRSGFFSIGNNKGKALLYRLKHYSDF from the exons ATGGAGCGGGAGCCGGCGGGCGCTGCGGCGGCTAGTCGGAGCCCCGCGCGGGAGCGTGGCTGGGTCCGGGCGGCGAAGAAGCGGCGGCGGCTGTTGCCGCGGACGGGAGACGCCGGCGTTGGGGGCGAGGAGGCCCGGCGCGCCCGGCACCTGGGGGTGCTGGCCGGGAGGCCGGCGGTGGAGCGGTGCCTGGAGGAGCTGGTGTTCGGCGACAGCCAGGGCgccgaggaggaggagctgctgcagcgGTTGCGGGGCCCGGGCAAGCAG cttgaTGTAGTCACAGGAAATCTTCTAAGAGAGGACTCCAGTGACTCAGAAGTGGAGAATGAAGCAAAAGATAATTTTCCTCCATCTAAAAAACCAGCGTGGGTGGATGATGAAGATGAAGCCGAGGAAAT AGTTGACATGACCCATCGTTATCGGAAAGACATGATGAAAAGTGATGCAGAGAAGAAGCTTaccaaaaaaaatcttcaaaagagACTTCAAGAACA atTTCAGCGAACTATGGGAGGAGTGCCTTTCTGGGCCCAGAAAGACCAGAAGAAAGCCAGAAAAAGTGAAAATGATG AGGACAGTGACGAAGATGATGAGCTGCTCTGCAAGACGGGCAATTTTGTGTCTGCATCAGAGACTTTACCAAGAGGCATTTTACAG ATGAAAAATTGCTTGGACGCTAATAATGAACGTCCTTCTGATGCTAAACTGAGAACTGTGCAGTTCCATCCTTCTGCACAAGTAGTTATGACTGCTGGACTAGATCGGTCTATATCACTGTTTCAG GTGGATGGTAAAACTAATCCAAAGATACAGAGCATACATCTGGAAAGCTTTCCAGTCTATAAGGCTCATTTCAGTGCTGATGGAGAACAAGTTATAGCTACTGGTACACACAGTAAACTGTTCTATGTGTATGACATGATGAGTGGAAATATTATTCCTGTTCAACAAATAAGAG gaATGCAAGAGAAATTTATCAGAAGGTTTGAAGTATCTCCAGACGGATCGTTCCTGCTGCTTACTGGGACCTCAGGTTATCTTCATTTGTTGGCAATGAAG ACAAAGGAGCTGATTGGCAGtatgaaaataaatggaaaggcTGTTGCATCAGCATTCTCTCCAGATAGCAGCAAAATTTACACAAATTCTA ACGAGGGTGAAGTTTTCATTTGGGATGTGAAAAGTAGGCGCTGTCTAAACAGGTTCACTGATGAAGGCTGCTTGCATGGAACATGTCTTGCTGTATCAAAAAATGGCCAGTACGTGGCATGTGG ctCCTGTTCAGGAGTTGTGAATGTGTATACCCATGATGTTTGCCTCAGAGAAACCAATCCTAAACCAGTTAAAGCCATAATGAACTTGGTTACAGCTGCTACGTCTCTGACCTTCAATCCCACCACAGAAATTTTGGCAGTGGCCTCCAGTGCAGCGGATGATGCAGTCAAGCTG GTACACATTCCTTCACTTACTGTATTCTCAAACTTCCCAGTGTTCAGAAGAAAGCTCATTTATCTTGCTCAGTCGATGGACTTCTCTcccagaagtgggtttttttccataGGAAACAACAAAGGCAAAGCTTTGTTGTATAG gttgaaacATTATTCGGATTTCTAA